In one window of Mycteria americana isolate JAX WOST 10 ecotype Jacksonville Zoo and Gardens chromosome 24, USCA_MyAme_1.0, whole genome shotgun sequence DNA:
- the MICOS13 gene encoding MICOS complex subunit MIC13: MAARLFPAVKFVIKGSLAGAAVYVAYDQGLLGSGTQAAEALKKAQAALPPAIQEWTSYIGWELPSTPKFDFSPSDSWNKGVQTVMSALSVAPTRACEYTVEGWKYVKDLVK; this comes from the exons GTTTGTCATCAAAGGAAGCCTGGCTGGAGCTGCTGTATATGTGGCATATGATCAGGGGCTGCTGGGCAGTGGCACACAAGCTGCTGAAGCGCTCAAAAAAGCTCAAGCAGCACTGCCTCCAGCTATCCAAGAGTGGACAAGTTACATAGGCTGGGAG cTCCCATCCACTCCAAAATTTGACTTTTCCCCCTCTGATTCCTGGAATAAAG GAGTGCAGACAGTCATGTCTGCCTTGTCTGTAGCTCCCACCAGGGCCTGTGAATACACTGTGGAAGGCTGGAAGTATGTGAAGGATCTTGTCAAATGA